Proteins encoded in a region of the Babesia bovis T2Bo chromosome 4 map unlocalized Chr4_2, whole genome shotgun sequence genome:
- a CDS encoding Sec23/Sec24 trunk domain family protein — MVGQTDPFGNRAKHAQQSPFQNQNVRSDQFGSNVSRPDVPLGQPPMTAPPAAGQVQGPPLAVPPPMSSGLGEPRNDIASDNVIKGSLPGQVFHDNLTFNHVGPTTASSGFTENITESLENMKSMNAPSQFIRSTVGVLPSSVKLQQKTNIPLAVVLRPMAPLSDSDPEIPFVNTNSETISRCKRCRTYINPFITLDGSRRYWTCNICGVSNELPNRYSDIPSIGMDDSVPVELRKGLIEYMASADYMARSPQAPTIMFVIDVSVSAVNSGMLEVVCQTISDLIKTRELPGGPRTLVGIMTFDTSVHIYQMNSGGSSPNILMLSDLNDLFLPLPNGILLNLYESESEILDLLSLLPSTWRNTNVAGSCMGSAMRVAHFAMQKIGGKMCIFMATPSYFGDFSLNADALSQKSSGGSNLHPVEKCKDFTTVLGKDNVSVELFVCTPQSVNLKQLYHLASLTAANVHHIPLRTHVGNAKLSDELTRVLTRETGWESVMRVRASKGWKITNWYGHCHVRGSDLMVLANCHADQTYTVTFEHEENVVTDKIAYIQSALLHTTSNGERRIRVCTYAIPISDNVSQVLCSVDPEAVVLTVAHLGINSVLGGKLSDARAQVQTHCSRIANALSSLNAMQSALSQIVVYTLGLLKSPCFSEGNVPDDTRVYHCMRLMSLPLDHLAVYCYPRLMCISDLGSDYNDKGLGTLPPSLKLTHSTLSQDSAYLIENGECMILWVGKGVSSQWLQSVFDVPSVDALNCDLAESFMASCRSPAAIRLSALIRNLRHMYLPYMHLYVSKQGDDSEMKFFAWLIEDKTPGMMLTLAEFTNAISLRSPLNFTLPS; from the coding sequence ATGGTTGGTCAAACAGATCCCTTTGGCAATCGTGCTAAGCATGCACAGCAAAGCCCTTTTCAAAACCAAAATGTGCGATCTGATCAATTTGGATCGAATGTTTCTAGGCCTGATGTTCCATTAGGTCAGCCTCCTATGACGGCTCCTCCAGCCGCTGGTCAAGTTCAGGGCCCTCCTCTTGCCGTTCCTCCTCCCATGTCGAGTGGTTTGGGTGAGCCTCGTAATGATATTGCGTCTGATAACGTCATCAAGGGTAGTTTACCAGGTCAAGTTTTCCATGACAATTTGACGTTCAACCATGTTGGCCCTACCACTGCATCCAGTGGTTTCACTGAGAACATCACGGAGAGCTTGGAGAACATGAAATCGATGAACGCACCATCGCAATTCATTCGTAGTACTGTCGGTGTGTTGCCCTCTAGTGTTAAATTGCagcaaaaaacaaacattCCTCTTGCTGTTGTTTTAAGGCCTATGGCACCACTGTCGGATTCTGACCCTGAGATCCCTTTTGTAAACACTAATTCGGAGACTATTTCACGCTGCAAGCGTTGCAGGACATATATCAACCCCTTTATAACACTTGATGGATCTCGTCGTTATTGGACATGTAACATTTGTGGTGTCTCCAATGAGTTGCCAAACCGTTATTCTGATATTCCATCCATTGGAATGGATGATTCTGTGCCAGTTGAGTTGCGCAAGGGTCTCATCGAGTACATGGCTTCTGCCGATTATATGGCACGTTCTCCTCAGGCTCCTACTATTATGTTTGTCATTGACGTTTCGGTATCTGCTGTAAATAGCGGTATGTTGGAAGTTGTTTGTCAGACTATTTCGGATCTTATAAAGACGCGTGAGCTTCCTGGTGGTCCTCGTACTTTGGTTGGAATTATGACCTTTGACACTTCAGTTCATATTTACCAGATGAACAGTGGCGGCTCTTCCCCCAATATTTTGATGTTATCTGACCTCAATGATTTATTCCTTCCATTACCTAATGGCATTTTATTGAATCTATATGAATCTGAGTCCGAGATATTGGATCTCTTATCGTTGCTACCATCCACCTGGAGGAACACAAATGTTGCTGGAAGCTGCATGGGTAGTGCGATGCGTGTTGCTCACTTTGCTATGCAGAAGATTGGTGGTAAGATGTGTATTTTCATGGCAACCCCAAGTTATTTCGGTGACTTTTCTCTTAATGCTGATGCATTGAGCCAGAAGAGTAGTGGCGGTTCGAACTTGCATCCTGTGGAGAAATGCAAGGATTTCACTACCGTACTAGGCAAAGACAATGTGTCTGTTGAGTTATTTGTCTGCACTCCGCAGAGTGTTAATCTAAAGCAGTTATACCACCTAGCTTCTTTGACTGCCGCCAATGTTCATCACATTCCTTTGCGCACTCATGTGGGTAATGCTAAGCTCAGTGACGAACTCACTCGTGTGTTAACTCGTGAGACGGGTTGGGAGTCCGTGATGCGTGTTAGGGCTAGCAAGGGCTGGAAGATAACTAATTGGTATGGTCACTGTCACGTCCGTGGTTCAGACCTTATGGTCCTTGCTAACTGCCACGCTGACCAAACGTACACGGTGACATTTGAGCATGAGGAGAATGTGGTAACTGACAAGATTGCATATATTCAGAGTGCTTTACTACACACTACTTCCAATGGTGAACGTCGCATTCGTGTTTGCACCTATGCTATCCCTATTAGCGACAATGTTAGCCAAGTTCTTTGTTCCGTTGACCCTGAGGCCGTTGTATTAACCGTTGCTCATTTGGGGATTAATAGCGTTTTGGGAGGCAAGCTCAGTGATGCCAGGGCTCAGGTGCAAACTCACTGTAGCAGGATTGCCAATGCATTATCCAGCCTGAACGCTATGCAATCAGCTCTCAGCCAGATAGTAGTTTACACTTTGGGTCTCCTAAAGTCACCGTGCTTCAGCGAGGGCAACGTACCAGATGATACACGCGTGTACCACTGTATGCGTTTGATGTCACTTCCCCTGGACCATTTGGCAGTATATTGTTACCCTCGGCTAATGTGCATAAGTGATTTGGGTAGCGACTACAACGACAAGGGTTTGGGTACTCTGCCACCATCGCTGAAATTAACTCACTCCACACTCAGCCAGGATTCTGCATATTTGATCGAGAATGGTGAATGTATGATTCTGTGGGTTGGTAAGGGTGTATCGTCTCAGTGGCTGCAGTCAGTTTTTGATGTACCTTCAGTGGATGCGCTAAACTGTGACCTCGCTGAATCATTCATGGCCAGCTGCAGGAGTCCCGCTGCTATTCGTTTGTCAGCTCTTATTCGCAATTTGCGTCATATGTATCTTCCTTATATGCATCTCTACGTGTCGAAGCAGGGCGATGATTCTGAGATGAAGTTTTTTGCTTGGTTGATTGAGGACAAGACCCCTGGTATGATGCTGACACTCGCTGAGTTTACGAATGCGATTTCGTTGCGTTCTCCATTGAATTTCACCTTGCCATCTTAA
- a CDS encoding PRMT5 arginine-N-methyltransferase family protein gives MTPAPRSGALRPPLLFGWNINKPNTGDLLRIIKITESVGVSFVSLNLNSADDGGSDETFVPLCGSDLVLTYDYWSQRIVARVDNIKGSFKAYLEWAAYLGLRAVCIRCELVFHQGDSVTDTHELLANLAQRLKAYLHSPNMPTVCLSFDASNTAWEYWRAIHQMTNYSSQLKVAIIIDEGNTEYLERWIAEPLAAVIIRESLFKKHGDVVSLDPSIIKSLKFLLMYDVKIMLSGSFDFHLLREASELRSNDSLELLSLKDLDVPPMPNGITVKEAIGTIKAIYAAMPPLTEAEKFKQGFYDVLQEPLQPVRDNLETATYENFERCTRKYAQYEAAISAWLKDYLNGKIGSQDENVRQDCGKSKAPVIYIVGAGRGPLVDCSLRALAYHNVEEYSIFALEKNPAAVFALKHKIATNAIKGWDKVQIIFHDMRTLKPTIPADLVLSELLGSFGDNELAPECLDGVQHAFYKAFPNHHVTFMPYSFISYAEPIYAPKVWSTIKQMQVEKHFQQPYIVALNKICKITDGPKPCFKFAHPNEYVTKWKQEDDTFPGMPQGNNDHNNRYMCMTYKANLNCFIHGFAGYFECMLYNDIKISILPGVMDDQISWFPMFFPLISPVYVKESQSIMVHFWRKHDERRVWYEWTLTLPHVTNVHNSNGICHSVLR, from the coding sequence ATGACTCCGGCGCCAAGAAGCGGCGCGTTGAGGCCGCCTCTACTGTTTGGATGgaatatcaacaaaccaAATACCGGTGATCTACTAAGGATCATTAAAATTACGGAAAGTGTGGGTGTGTCATTTGTTTCACTAAATTTAAATTCCGCTGACGATGGAGGAAGTGATGAGACTTTTGTACCACTATGCGGAAGTGACCTTGTTCTGACATATGACTACTGGAGCCAGAGAATAGTAGCTAGAGTTGATAATATCAAAGGATCGTTCAAAGCTTATCTAGAATGGGCTGCATACTTAGGTTTGAGGGCGGTGTGTATCCGCTGCGAGTTGGTTTTCCACCAAGGAGATTCCGTAACGGATACACATGAACTCCTGGCAAACCTTGCGCAGAGACTTAAAGCATATCTGCACTCACCGAACATGCCTACGGTATGTCTGTCTTTCGACGCTAGCAATACAGCCTGGGAATACTGGAGAGCAATTCATCAAATGACGAACTATTCTTCACAGCTGAAAGTGGCGATCATTATTGATGAAGGCAATACTGAATACTTAGAAAGGTGGATAGCTGAGCCTCTTGCGGCAGTTATTATAAGGGAATCATTATTCAAGAAGCATGGTGATGTAGTCTCCCTTGATCCTAGCATTATAAAGTCTCTCAAATTCTTGCTCATGTATGACGTCAAGATTATGCTGTCTGGGAGTTTCGATTTCCATTTGTTGAGGGAAGCTAGTGAACTGCGTAGCAATGATTCGCTGGAGCTGCTATCGCTAAAGGATCTAGATGTTCCACCGATGCCAAATGGCATTACTGTAAAGGAAGCTATCGGAACTATCAAAGCTATATACGCAGCTATGCCGCCTTTGACGGAAGCTGAAAAGTTCAAACAGGGCTTCTATGATGTATTACAAGAACCACTACAACCCGTACGTGATAACCTAGAAACAGCTACATACGAAAATTTTGAACGTTGTACAAGAAAATATGCCCAGTACGAAGCTGCAATCAGCGCGTGGTTAAAGGACTATTTGAATGGGAAAATAGGCAGCCAAGATGAGAATGTTAGACAGGATTGTGGCAAAAGTAAGGCCCCAGTAATTTATATTGTAGGGGCTGGAAGAGGACCATTAGTTGATTGCAGTCTGAGAGCATTAGCGTATCACAATGTGGAGGAGTATTCCATCTTTGCCCTGGAAAAGAACCCAGCGGCAGTATTTGCATTGAAGCACAAAATAGCCACCAATGCAATTAAAGGATGGGACAAGGTACAAATCATATTTCACGACATGCGTACATTAAAACCTACTATACCTGCCGATCTGGTGCTAAGTGAGTTGCTTGGATCATTCGGTGACAACGAACTTGCACCAGAATGTCTTGACGGCGTGCAACATGCATTTTATAAGGCATTTCCTAACCATCATGTGACATTTATGCCATACAGCTTTATATCGTACGCGGAACCGATTTATGCCCCTAAAGTATGGTCAACGATAAAGCAAATGCAGGTAGAGAAGCATTTCCAGCAACCATATATAGTGGCATTAAATAAAATCTGCAAGATAACAGATGGGCCTAAGCCGTGCTTTAAGTTCGCCCACCCCAACGAATATGTAACGAAATGGAAGCAAGAGGATGATACCTTCCCTGGTATGCCACAGGGAAACAATGATCACAACAACCGATACATGTGCATGACGTACAAGGCTAATTTAAATTGCTTCATACACGGATTCGCTGGATATTTCGAATGTATGCTGTATAATGATATCAAGATTTCAATTCTTCCCGGGGTTATGGATGACCAAATAAGCTGGTTCCCAATGTTTTTCCCACTCATATCGCCAGTGTACGTTAAGGAATCACAATCTATCATGGTCCATTTCTGGAGAAAACATGATGAACGCCGTGTATGGTACGAATGGACTCTGACCCTACCACACGTTACAAATGTACACAATTCCAATGGTATCTGCCATTCGGTTCTCCGATAG